A single Fundidesulfovibrio soli DNA region contains:
- a CDS encoding DUF4881 domain-containing protein, protein MKRFPLLLAALALASLLGCSDFGKVDQGRVVAFDKDAKKVTFIRDKKADPAAPDYNGLPPVVYQMPVDPAETGPAPKAGLRMKLDTQKSQIVIFDPQAQAFKTINFKIHDIQENVDKDHPLVFDKEASKAKQFPMVDKAKKTVTIYSGRQKLLVTFSVPDEYMAWPDATWDAGDEVRVYYKDEGKALRFMNISKTDIFKK, encoded by the coding sequence ATGAAGCGATTCCCACTTCTCTTGGCCGCTCTGGCGCTGGCCTCTCTCTTGGGCTGCAGCGACTTCGGCAAGGTGGATCAGGGCAGAGTCGTGGCCTTCGACAAGGACGCCAAGAAGGTCACTTTCATCAGGGACAAGAAGGCCGACCCGGCCGCCCCTGACTACAACGGCCTGCCTCCGGTGGTGTACCAGATGCCCGTAGACCCCGCCGAGACCGGCCCCGCGCCCAAGGCCGGCCTGCGCATGAAGCTGGACACCCAGAAGAGCCAGATCGTGATCTTCGATCCCCAGGCTCAGGCCTTCAAGACCATCAACTTCAAGATCCACGACATCCAGGAGAACGTGGACAAGGACCACCCCCTGGTGTTCGACAAGGAAGCCAGCAAGGCCAAGCAGTTCCCCATGGTCGACAAGGCCAAGAAGACCGTCACCATCTACTCCGGCCGCCAGAAGCTGCTCGTGACCTTCAGCGTGCCTGACGAGTACATGGCTTGGCCCGACGCCACCTGGGACGCCGGCGACGAAGTCCGGGTGTACTACAAGGACGAAGGCAAGGCGCTGCGGTTCATGAACATCAGCAAGACCGACATCTTCAAGAAGTAG
- a CDS encoding sulfite exporter TauE/SafE family protein produces MEWLYILMPIAGVKIFWPGLIILGVGVGIIGGFFGMGGAWMVTPGLNILGFPMAFAIGTDIAHMAGKSLIATMRHGKFGNVDYKLGMIMIVGTVGGFEVGAQMVMWLERIGSVEKVVRYIYLGLLFLIAWMVFHDVNKRRQKERAAKAAGKEVDALATGIEWHKTLHKIKIPPMVTLEAAGITCSAWLPIGVSFLTGWLAGILGIGGGLIRMPALIYLVGCPTHVAVGTDLFEVMISGLYGAASYTFKGRTELVAAIIMLCGASIGAQVGTVATKYIKGYGIRIAFGLAVIGCAVSIAMKMIGSTFKQLNYAMDVASTVLILGLVAGMSLYIFVKMIQGAKMELAAKKAA; encoded by the coding sequence ATGGAATGGCTCTATATCCTCATGCCCATCGCGGGCGTTAAGATCTTCTGGCCCGGCCTCATCATCCTCGGTGTGGGCGTGGGCATCATCGGCGGCTTCTTCGGCATGGGCGGCGCCTGGATGGTCACCCCCGGCCTGAACATTCTCGGTTTCCCCATGGCCTTCGCCATCGGCACGGACATCGCCCACATGGCGGGCAAGTCCCTCATCGCCACCATGCGCCACGGCAAGTTCGGCAACGTGGACTACAAACTGGGCATGATCATGATCGTCGGCACAGTCGGCGGCTTCGAGGTCGGCGCGCAGATGGTCATGTGGCTCGAGCGCATAGGCAGTGTCGAGAAGGTCGTGCGCTACATCTACCTGGGCCTGCTCTTCCTCATCGCCTGGATGGTCTTCCACGATGTCAACAAGCGCCGCCAGAAGGAACGCGCCGCCAAGGCCGCCGGCAAGGAAGTGGACGCTCTGGCTACCGGCATCGAGTGGCACAAGACCCTGCACAAGATCAAGATTCCTCCCATGGTGACCCTTGAGGCCGCCGGCATCACCTGCTCGGCCTGGCTGCCCATCGGCGTGAGCTTCCTCACCGGCTGGCTGGCTGGCATCCTGGGCATCGGCGGCGGTCTCATCCGCATGCCCGCCCTGATCTACCTGGTCGGCTGCCCCACCCACGTGGCCGTGGGCACGGACCTCTTCGAAGTCATGATCTCGGGCCTCTACGGCGCCGCCTCCTACACCTTCAAGGGCCGCACCGAGCTCGTGGCCGCCATCATCATGCTCTGCGGCGCATCCATCGGCGCCCAGGTGGGCACCGTGGCCACCAAGTACATCAAGGGCTACGGCATCCGCATCGCCTTCGGCCTGGCGGTCATTGGCTGCGCGGTTTCCATCGCAATGAAGATGATCGGGTCTACCTTCAAGCAGCTCAACTACGCCATGGACGTTGCCTCCACAGTGCTCATCCTGGGCTTGGTGGCGGGCATGAGCCTCTACATCTTCGTGAAGATGATCCAGGGCGCCAAGATGGAACTCGCCGCCAAGAAGGCCGCGTAA
- a CDS encoding DVU0150 family protein: MKRITQLAITLMLALGAPGLALAAGGGGAPIVLVADTRKLTGIMAWWANLYNESHLYFTILTVILIPLIGVIFGVLADIIMHWIGLDLKSRELAEH; encoded by the coding sequence ATGAAGAGGATCACACAACTGGCTATCACGTTGATGCTCGCGTTGGGAGCGCCCGGCCTGGCGCTGGCCGCAGGCGGAGGTGGAGCACCCATCGTCCTGGTTGCGGATACCCGCAAGCTGACCGGCATCATGGCCTGGTGGGCCAATCTCTACAATGAGAGCCACCTGTATTTCACCATCCTGACCGTCATCCTGATCCCGCTGATCGGTGTGATCTTCGGCGTGCTGGCGGACATCATCATGCACTGGATCGGTCTGGACCTGAAGTCCCGCGAACTGGCTGAACACTAA
- a CDS encoding sigma 54-interacting transcriptional regulator, with product MSVRNKLLVTIIPLVSLVLLATGYATRLTAVRYLNLALERTTKVLTMGQANALTEYFENAREDILLLARGDIDEEPIRAILSIQAHVRPGNYREVAYIPANGDAPLMLVDTGQEVVRLTKEQCERVFNSPLMAPSRLQSPKAGSVTLVGLSESIYPPGLIPSLSSGLTLAVFRMVTPVTDKSGKVLGFWVISLDGRAARDILSLHNSPKSPLAAFARTAVKRYSFFFDSNGWILFQSGNHEDKESTLATDVARSGLSGDHGMPGLHSAFRPAASNETYWRMVVDVQNGQTGIESVGAELDPTVTSHDSYALGYSPVFFMSSPEKGLEVVGGVAFMDRSKLVIAAEYRIFDVLLLIFVAALFVSAIVLVLVGRYITRPVLDLARAVRSMPQNGELALLELPMRDKETTELKDAINTLVVSLIGQKDELKIKDASLRDYLNRQPLDLEKKVTAARDDEPVEGIVGASSGMRQFKQLVRKAASVDADVLIVGETGTGKEVTAQAIHHMSRRAGGPYITMNCGALDENLLMDALFGHVKGAFSEAKTDRKGAFLAASGGSILLDEIGNASPKVQQALLRALAARTIIPLGSDQEVAFDARVIAATNENLMECVEQGTFREDLYYRLKVLTLQTLPLRERKEDIPLLVDAFIRESSQVMRKGPVTLSQGAWERIAAHDWPGNVRELKHCLMRAVAMADSSVILMEDLRFEGQAEAQKARPIPPEDGPASVREVSGREGASRTVPAAAPVSAQDQPAQAVDALNPRQRLGLAYIRENGSMSRAQYQGIVGQNVPPRTAQYDLRDLVERGLLVVKGRGPATRYHLPAEGKSS from the coding sequence ATGAGCGTGCGCAACAAGCTTCTGGTGACGATCATTCCGCTGGTCTCGCTGGTGCTGCTGGCCACGGGCTACGCCACCAGGCTCACTGCCGTCCGCTACCTCAACCTGGCCCTGGAGCGCACCACCAAGGTGCTGACCATGGGGCAGGCCAACGCCCTGACCGAGTATTTCGAGAACGCCAGGGAAGACATCCTTCTGCTTGCGCGAGGCGACATCGACGAGGAGCCGATCCGCGCGATACTCTCCATCCAGGCGCACGTCCGCCCTGGCAACTACCGCGAGGTGGCCTACATCCCGGCCAACGGTGATGCTCCCCTCATGCTGGTGGACACAGGCCAGGAGGTGGTCCGTCTCACGAAGGAGCAGTGCGAGCGGGTCTTCAACTCTCCGCTCATGGCCCCTTCGCGGCTCCAGAGCCCCAAGGCCGGCTCGGTGACACTGGTGGGCCTCTCGGAATCCATCTACCCGCCGGGACTGATCCCCAGCCTGAGCAGCGGGTTGACCCTCGCCGTATTCCGCATGGTCACGCCGGTGACCGACAAATCAGGCAAGGTGCTCGGCTTCTGGGTGATCTCCCTGGACGGCCGGGCCGCGCGGGACATCCTCTCCCTGCACAACTCCCCCAAGTCGCCCCTTGCGGCATTCGCGCGCACGGCCGTGAAGCGCTACAGTTTCTTTTTCGACAGCAACGGCTGGATATTGTTCCAGTCCGGCAACCACGAGGACAAGGAATCCACCTTGGCCACCGACGTTGCCCGCTCCGGCCTCTCCGGGGATCACGGGATGCCGGGCCTGCACAGCGCGTTCAGGCCTGCCGCCTCCAACGAGACCTACTGGCGCATGGTTGTGGACGTGCAGAACGGCCAGACCGGCATAGAAAGCGTAGGGGCGGAGCTGGATCCCACCGTGACCTCGCACGACAGCTACGCCTTGGGGTATTCCCCCGTGTTTTTCATGAGTTCGCCCGAGAAGGGCCTCGAGGTTGTGGGCGGCGTGGCCTTCATGGACCGCTCCAAGCTTGTTATTGCCGCCGAGTACAGGATATTCGACGTGCTGCTGCTCATCTTCGTGGCAGCGCTCTTTGTCAGCGCCATCGTGCTCGTGCTGGTGGGGCGCTACATCACCCGGCCAGTGCTCGACTTGGCCCGGGCGGTGCGCTCCATGCCCCAGAACGGGGAACTGGCCCTGCTCGAATTGCCCATGCGCGACAAGGAGACCACGGAGCTCAAGGACGCCATCAACACCTTGGTCGTCTCCCTGATCGGGCAGAAGGACGAACTCAAGATCAAGGATGCGAGCCTCAGGGACTATCTGAACAGGCAGCCCCTTGATCTTGAGAAGAAAGTCACCGCAGCCCGCGACGACGAGCCGGTGGAAGGCATCGTCGGGGCGAGCTCCGGGATGCGGCAGTTCAAGCAGCTGGTGCGCAAGGCCGCGTCAGTTGACGCGGACGTGCTCATCGTCGGCGAGACGGGCACGGGCAAGGAAGTGACGGCCCAGGCCATCCACCACATGTCCCGTCGGGCAGGGGGCCCCTACATCACCATGAACTGCGGCGCACTGGACGAAAACCTGCTCATGGACGCGCTCTTCGGGCACGTCAAAGGCGCATTTTCCGAGGCCAAGACCGACCGCAAGGGGGCGTTCCTGGCGGCCAGCGGCGGGTCCATCCTTCTCGACGAGATCGGCAACGCCTCCCCCAAGGTGCAGCAGGCACTGCTGCGCGCCCTGGCCGCGCGGACGATCATCCCGCTGGGCAGCGACCAGGAGGTGGCCTTTGACGCCCGGGTCATCGCGGCCACAAACGAGAACCTGATGGAGTGCGTGGAGCAGGGGACCTTCCGTGAAGACCTCTATTACAGGTTGAAGGTGCTCACCCTCCAGACCCTGCCCTTGCGCGAGCGCAAGGAGGATATCCCGCTGCTGGTGGACGCCTTCATCCGGGAGTCGTCCCAGGTGATGCGCAAGGGCCCCGTGACCCTGAGCCAGGGCGCCTGGGAGCGCATCGCCGCGCACGACTGGCCGGGCAACGTCCGTGAGCTCAAGCATTGTCTCATGCGCGCGGTGGCCATGGCGGATTCCAGCGTCATCCTCATGGAGGACCTGCGCTTCGAGGGCCAGGCCGAGGCTCAGAAAGCCAGGCCGATCCCGCCGGAGGACGGTCCCGCTTCCGTGCGGGAAGTTTCAGGCCGGGAGGGTGCGTCACGGACTGTTCCGGCTGCCGCTCCCGTGTCGGCCCAGGATCAGCCTGCCCAGGCCGTCGATGCCCTGAACCCCCGCCAGCGTCTCGGGCTGGCCTACATTCGCGAGAACGGCAGCATGTCGCGTGCCCAATACCAGGGCATCGTGGGGCAGAACGTGCCCCCGCGCACCGCGCAATACGATTTGCGCGATCTGGTGGAACGGGGCTTGCTGGTCGTCAAGGGACGCGGCCCCGCGACGCGCTACCATCTGCCGGCGGAAGGCAAATCCAGCTGA
- a CDS encoding PEP/pyruvate-binding domain-containing protein, which produces MDRMHSPILANLKRLLLPLIGLKPQPVRKDQNAFRFKYANFQELLESNSDVLRTIASLEEMLPGREVFGMSFLQSSASQAVFHCLRMLRGYENLSGEKLPVLRERIEAVREELKNILASGRGVAQGPWFLDLDEIAPASGEYVGGKCANLAETRNRAKMPVPDGFCVTTSAFRAFLEHSDLDAEIAKRTMGLDAADPASLQLASEDIQRMILLAPYPDGFETELLERHAALARRTGRDNGDFRVALRSSAVGEDGALSFAGQYLSVLGVAPGKVAESYRYVAASLYTPRAIAYRLLKGVPDEAASMAVACLEMVCSRASGVLYTRHPFDAGNTDVLINAVWGLGPYAVDGVVNPNRFSVSRETLEIVSQDIPGQEVRLECGPAGGLVETVVEQDRRALACLSELEVKTLAEWGLQLEEHFGSPQDVEWAQDQAGRLLILQSRPLASGVEGGATQARRKALEGYAVLAEGGDAACPGSGFGPVYIVRREDDLAEFPQDGVLVAGHSSPSFMVAMNKASAIVTEHGSVTGHMASLAREFGVPTVLGLRGAMDTLKPGEMVTVDATNRRVYMGRVEPLLDQNQGVSAPMLGTPVHDLLKRVSALISPLHLVDPKSPKFTPQHCTTLHDVTRFLHERCYAAMFRLGDQASGEGGMAVHLDVGIGLDLHVIDLGGGLRDEVGDADTITRADVISLPFKALLHGLADRDFVASGPRPVQLRGFLSVMGRQMIDGANQGAERFGEKSYAIISDKYLNFSSRVGYHYGVLDSYCGKTVAKNYITFAFKGGAAGEDRRERRARAIALILESLGFKVAVTGDRVEGRFQKYTPDVIEEKLVQIGRLLQFTRQTDMLMTSDSAVPAMVESFLRGDTVFGASCPLPSSDA; this is translated from the coding sequence ATGGACCGGATGCACAGTCCGATTCTCGCTAACCTCAAGAGGTTGCTGCTCCCCCTTATCGGCCTCAAGCCCCAGCCGGTCAGGAAAGACCAGAACGCCTTCAGGTTCAAGTACGCCAACTTCCAGGAACTGCTCGAATCGAATTCCGACGTGCTGCGCACCATCGCCTCCCTTGAGGAAATGCTGCCCGGGCGCGAGGTCTTCGGCATGTCCTTCCTTCAGTCCTCTGCAAGCCAGGCGGTATTTCATTGCCTGCGAATGCTCCGTGGATACGAAAACCTCTCAGGCGAAAAGCTGCCCGTCCTGCGGGAGAGGATCGAGGCCGTCCGTGAGGAGCTCAAGAATATTCTGGCCTCCGGCCGGGGCGTCGCCCAAGGCCCCTGGTTTCTCGATCTGGACGAAATCGCGCCAGCGAGTGGCGAGTATGTGGGCGGTAAATGCGCAAACCTCGCGGAAACGCGCAATCGCGCAAAAATGCCGGTGCCCGACGGCTTTTGCGTGACCACTTCTGCCTTCAGGGCTTTTCTCGAACACTCCGACCTCGATGCCGAAATCGCCAAGCGCACCATGGGGCTGGACGCCGCCGACCCTGCCTCACTGCAACTGGCCAGCGAGGATATCCAGCGCATGATCCTGCTGGCTCCTTACCCTGACGGTTTCGAGACAGAACTCCTGGAACGCCACGCGGCCCTGGCCCGGCGGACCGGGCGGGACAACGGAGATTTCAGGGTCGCGCTTCGCTCCAGCGCCGTGGGCGAGGACGGGGCCTTGAGCTTCGCCGGGCAGTACCTCTCGGTGCTCGGCGTCGCGCCTGGCAAGGTGGCGGAGAGTTACCGCTATGTCGCCGCAAGTTTGTATACCCCACGGGCAATCGCCTATCGCCTGCTCAAGGGCGTGCCGGACGAAGCCGCATCCATGGCCGTCGCCTGTCTCGAGATGGTTTGCTCCCGAGCCAGCGGGGTGCTTTACACGCGCCATCCCTTCGATGCCGGCAACACGGATGTCCTCATCAACGCCGTATGGGGTTTGGGCCCGTACGCTGTGGACGGCGTGGTCAACCCCAACCGTTTCAGCGTAAGCCGGGAAACCCTGGAGATCGTCTCGCAGGACATTCCAGGCCAGGAGGTCAGGCTGGAGTGCGGCCCTGCTGGCGGGTTGGTGGAAACCGTCGTGGAGCAGGACCGCAGGGCGCTAGCATGCCTGTCTGAGCTTGAGGTCAAGACCCTGGCCGAATGGGGGCTGCAGCTCGAAGAGCATTTCGGTTCACCACAGGATGTGGAATGGGCCCAGGACCAGGCCGGGCGTCTGCTGATCCTTCAGTCCAGGCCGCTCGCATCCGGAGTCGAAGGCGGGGCAACCCAGGCGCGACGAAAGGCTCTGGAGGGCTATGCCGTGCTGGCCGAAGGCGGGGATGCGGCCTGCCCCGGGTCTGGATTCGGACCGGTCTACATCGTGCGGCGCGAGGACGATCTGGCGGAGTTTCCCCAGGACGGGGTGCTTGTGGCCGGGCACTCCTCACCTTCATTCATGGTGGCCATGAACAAGGCCAGCGCCATAGTAACCGAGCATGGCAGCGTGACCGGGCATATGGCCTCGCTGGCGCGGGAGTTCGGCGTGCCGACGGTGCTTGGGCTGCGCGGCGCGATGGACACCCTGAAGCCTGGCGAGATGGTCACGGTGGACGCCACGAACCGCCGTGTCTACATGGGGCGGGTCGAGCCGCTGCTCGATCAGAACCAGGGGGTATCCGCCCCCATGCTGGGCACCCCGGTGCATGATCTGCTCAAACGCGTGAGCGCCCTCATCTCCCCGCTGCATCTGGTGGACCCCAAATCACCAAAGTTCACGCCCCAGCATTGCACCACGCTGCACGACGTCACACGCTTCCTGCACGAACGCTGCTACGCGGCCATGTTCCGTCTGGGTGACCAGGCTTCGGGCGAGGGCGGCATGGCCGTCCACCTCGACGTGGGCATCGGGCTGGACCTGCACGTCATCGATCTGGGCGGCGGCCTGCGAGATGAAGTGGGTGACGCCGACACGATCACGCGCGCCGACGTGATCTCATTGCCCTTCAAGGCCCTGCTGCACGGCCTGGCCGACAGGGATTTCGTGGCAAGCGGCCCCAGGCCGGTGCAGCTGCGCGGGTTTCTGTCCGTGATGGGGCGGCAGATGATCGACGGGGCGAATCAGGGCGCGGAGCGTTTCGGCGAGAAAAGCTACGCCATCATCTCGGACAAGTACCTCAATTTCAGCTCTCGCGTGGGCTACCACTACGGCGTGCTGGACAGCTACTGCGGCAAGACCGTGGCCAAGAACTACATCACCTTCGCCTTCAAGGGCGGGGCCGCAGGGGAGGATCGCCGGGAGCGCCGCGCCAGGGCTATCGCCCTGATACTGGAGTCTCTGGGCTTCAAGGTGGCCGTGACCGGAGACCGGGTGGAGGGGCGTTTCCAGAAGTATACGCCCGACGTCATCGAGGAGAAGCTGGTGCAGATCGGCCGGCTGCTGCAGTTCACCCGCCAGACGGACATGCTCATGACGAGCGACAGCGCTGTGCCCGCCATGGTGGAGAGCTTCTTGCGCGGGGACACGGTGTTCGGGGCATCCTGCCCGTTGCCATCAAGCGACGCTTGA
- a CDS encoding response regulator, with protein sequence MKSPIRLLIVDDEERFVSTLARLLSMRQMEVTTAFSGEQALESFAPGAFDVALVDVKMPGMSGVELLAELKKRDPNLEVIVLTGHASVDIAAEIMGKGGSDYLLKPCPTDDVAAKILSAVERRAAKGL encoded by the coding sequence ATGAAAAGCCCCATCCGCCTGCTCATAGTTGACGACGAGGAGCGCTTCGTCTCCACCCTGGCCCGGCTGCTCTCCATGCGCCAGATGGAGGTGACCACGGCCTTCAGCGGGGAACAGGCCCTGGAGTCCTTCGCCCCTGGAGCCTTCGACGTGGCCCTGGTGGATGTGAAGATGCCGGGGATGTCCGGCGTGGAGCTGCTGGCCGAGCTCAAGAAACGCGACCCGAACCTGGAGGTCATCGTGCTCACCGGGCACGCCTCCGTGGACATCGCGGCGGAGATCATGGGCAAGGGCGGCTCTGACTATCTGCTCAAACCCTGCCCCACGGACGACGTGGCCGCCAAGATCCTCTCCGCCGTGGAGCGGAGGGCCGCCAAGGGGCTGTAG
- a CDS encoding sensor histidine kinase, whose product MTPLRQLASSQGVQGAAALLLILLTAVAPPPWSLLPGAGACLLAWRLLRRSQECVERLESQKCALDEQLLQSQKLAAIGEIASGIAHEINNPLAVITQEAEWMGHLLAQPEPDAAELRQSLAGVQSQVRRCADITHNLLGLARNWKPVRQPADLSRLVEDMLRLVEREASPRNITLRREFEPGMPPVPVDPPLLRQAVLNLLVNALQAVSPGGSVTASTGLHPDGRPYIRVADTGPGIPAEHLSRVFDPFFTTKAPGKGTGLGLAITQRIVDRLGGLITAANQPGSGAVFTITLAGAPGTEPSNEKPHPPAHS is encoded by the coding sequence ATGACCCCGCTGCGACAACTCGCCTCCAGCCAGGGCGTCCAGGGCGCGGCGGCCCTCCTGCTCATCCTGCTGACGGCAGTCGCGCCGCCGCCGTGGTCCCTGCTGCCGGGAGCGGGGGCCTGCCTGCTCGCCTGGCGGCTGCTCAGGCGCTCGCAGGAGTGCGTGGAGCGCCTCGAATCGCAGAAGTGCGCCCTGGACGAGCAGCTCCTGCAATCCCAGAAGCTGGCGGCCATCGGCGAGATCGCCTCGGGCATAGCCCACGAGATCAACAACCCCCTGGCCGTCATCACCCAGGAGGCCGAATGGATGGGGCACTTGCTCGCCCAGCCGGAGCCCGACGCGGCCGAGTTGCGCCAGAGCCTGGCCGGGGTGCAGTCCCAGGTGCGCCGCTGCGCGGACATCACCCACAACCTGCTGGGGCTGGCCCGCAACTGGAAGCCCGTTCGCCAGCCCGCGGACCTCAGCCGCCTCGTGGAGGACATGCTGCGCCTCGTGGAACGCGAGGCCTCGCCCCGCAACATCACCTTGCGCCGCGAGTTCGAGCCGGGCATGCCCCCCGTCCCGGTGGACCCTCCCCTGCTGCGCCAGGCGGTGCTCAATCTGCTGGTCAACGCCTTGCAGGCCGTAAGCCCGGGCGGCAGCGTGACCGCCTCGACGGGCCTCCACCCCGATGGGCGGCCCTACATCCGCGTGGCCGACACCGGCCCCGGCATCCCGGCCGAGCACCTCTCCCGGGTGTTCGACCCCTTCTTCACCACCAAGGCGCCCGGCAAGGGCACCGGCCTTGGCCTGGCCATCACCCAGCGCATCGTGGACCGGCTCGGCGGCTTGATAACCGCCGCCAACCAGCCCGGGTCCGGCGCGGTCTTCACCATCACACTCGCCGGCGCGCCCGGCACGGAGCCCAGCAATGAAAAGCCCCATCCGCCTGCTCATAGTTGA